The following DNA comes from Curtobacterium sp. 9128.
CACGTCGGCGACCGCATCGCCCAGATGATCGTGATGCCCGTGCCGCGCGTGACGTTCTCGCGGGTGGACGAGCTCCCGGACAGCGTCCGTGGCCAGGGCGGCTTCGGCTCGTCGGGCTACGGTGTCACGAACCAGCAGGAAGGAACGCGAGCATGAGGATCGGCCGACGCAAGCGCGACGAGGTCGAGGTGGCCGCAGAGGTCGCCGCCGACGTCGAGGTCGCTGAGACGACACCCGAGGTCGAGCTCGCCGACGAGGCGGACTCGGGACTCGACGAGGTCGCGGAGTTCGCCCCGACGGGCAAGTCCGCTCCCGACGACCGCGAGGAAGCGGGTCCGCTCGACGAGACCGAGGCGAACCCGGTCCGGCCGTACGTGGACCTCGGCGGCGTGAAGATCCTGCCGCGCGAGGGCCTGCACCTCCGGCTCGAGGTCGAGGAGGGCTCGCAGCGCGTCGTCGCCGTCGGGCTCGACTACGACGAGTCCACGCTCCAGGTCCAGCCGTTCGCCGCGCCGCGGTCGACCGGTCTCTGGCACGAGATCCGCGCGCAGATCGCCGAGCAGATCGAGCGCCAGGGCGGCTCCGTGACCGAGGTCGACGGGCCCTTCGGTCCCGAGCTGCGCGCATCGGTGCCCGTCGTGGTGGACGGTGACGGCGGTGCCGCCGGCGCTCGTCCTGCGCGGTTCATCGGCGTCGACGGCCCCCGCTGGTTCCTCCGCGGCGTGATCGCGGGCAAGGCCGCTGAGCAGCCGGACGATGCCGAGGAGATCGAGGACCTGTTCCGCAGCGTCGTGGTGGTCCGCGGCACCACGCCGATGCCGCCGCGTGACCTGATCCCGCTGCACATGCCGAAGTCGACGCAGTCGGCCATCTGATCCGGAGCACCGTTGCCCGAGCAGCACGACGACCGTGACGACCGCTTCGCTGACGAGCGCGAGCAACCCCTGTCGCTGAACGCCCAGCTCCGCGACGCCGTCCGGAACGCCGGCATCGCGAAGGTGGCTCCCGGTGAGGCACCGTCCGGCAGGGCACTGATCGGCGCCGTCGGCGGTACCAGGGGGCTCGCGGAATCGGTGCTGCCCGGGTTCGCGTTCCTCGTCGTGTACGCGATCACGAAGGAACTCGTCCCGAGCGTCGTGATCCCGGTGGTCGTCGGGCTCGTGTTCGTCGTCCTCCGACTGCTGCAGCGGCAGTCCCTCGCGATGTCGTTCGCCGGGATCCTCGGCGTCGCCGTCTCCGCCGGCCTCGCGCTCATCACGGGCAAGGCCGAGAGCAACTTCATCCCCGGGATCATCATCAACCTGGTCTGCCTGCTGGTGCTCCTCGTGACGCTGGCGATCCGGCGTCCGCTGATCGGGCTGATCGTCGGGCTGCTCGCGCAGGGCGAGGACGGCGGTCCGATGGACTGGCGAGCCGACGCCGCCAAGCGCCGGGTGCTCACCGTCGCCACGTGGATGTGGGTGGGGCTCTTCGCGCTCCGACTGGTCATCGAGATCCCGCTGTACCTCGCCGCACAGGTGGAACTCCTCGCGGCGATCAAGCTCATCACGGGTGTCCCGCTCTACGCCGCACTGCTCTGGGTGACGTGGCTGCTCGTCCGGACGGTCTTCCGGCACGACCGGCGTGACCAGCACGACGACGACGCGGCCACGGTGTAGAGTTATCTCGACATCGAGATAGTTTTCCCCGGGGCACCGCAGCGTCGGGGGTTTAGGTTTGCCTTGCTGGTGGGACGGTCCACGGCCCGCGAGGATGAGGGCAAACCGATCAGTAGGGAGGCGGCACGGTGGCTGCAGTCAATAGCTTCGGCTCGAAGGACACACTGTCGGTTGGGGGTGTCGACTACGCGATCCACCGGATCGACTCGGTCCCCGGTCACGAGAAGCTCCCGTACAGCCTGAAGGTGCTGCTCGAGAACCTCCTCCGCACCGAGGACGGCAAGAACGTCACGGCGGACCAGATCCGCTCGCTCGGCAACTGGCGCCCAGAGGCCGACCCGGACACCGAGATCCAGTTCTCGCCGGCGCGCGTCGTCATGCAGGACTTCACGGGCGTCCCGTGCATCGTCGACCTCGCCACCATGCGCGAGGCGATGGCCACGATCGGCGGCGACCCGAACAAGATCAACCCGCTGTCGCCGGCCGAGATGGTCATCGACCACTCCGTCATCGCCGACCTCTTCGGCCGCGAGGACGCACTCCAGCGCAACACCGACCTCGAGTACGAGCGGAACGGTGAGCGCTACCAGTTCCTCCGCTGGGGTCAGACCGCGTTCGAGGACTTCAAGGTCGTCCCGCCGGGAACCGGCATCGTCCACCAGGTCAACATCGAGTACCTGGCGAAGGTCACCTACACGCGTGACTTCGACGGCGAGACCTACGCCTACCCCGACACCCTCGTCGGTACCGACTCGCACACCACGATGGTCAACGGCCTTGGAGTGCTCGGCTGGGGCGTCGGCGGGATCGAGGCAGAAGCAGCGATGCTCGGCCAGCCCGTGTCGATGCTCATCCCGAAGGTCGTCGGCTTCAAGCTCTCGGGTGAGATCCCCGCGGGCGTGACGGCGACCGACGTGGTGCTGACCATCACGCAGGAGCTCCGCAAGCACGGTGTCGTCGGCAAGTTCGTCGAGTTCTACGGCGAGGGCGTCAGCGCCGTGCCGCTCGCGAACCGCGCCACGATCGGCAACATGTCGCCGGAGTTCGGCTCCACCGCGGCGATCTTCCCGGTCGACGACGTCACGCTCGACTACCTCCGTCTGACCGGCCGCGACGAGGCGCAGATCGCCCTGGTCGAGGCGTACTCCAAGGCACAGGGCCTCTGGCACGACGCCTCGGTCGAGCCGGCGTACTCGGAGTACATGGAGCTCGACCTCTCCACCGTCGTCCCGTCGATCTCCGGCCCGAAGCGCCCGCAGGACCGCATCGAGCTGTCGAAGGCGAAGGACCAGTTCGAGGTCGACCTCGCCAACTACACCGACCCGGCCGTGCAGACCGACCTGGACGACGCGGTCGAGGACACCTTCCCGGCGTCCGACCCGATCGCCGCGGGCTCCACGAGCGAGGACACGACGACGCACGAGCACGTGTACGTCTCGAGCGCTCCGTCCACGGCGTCGCAGCCGACCAAGGTCGCGATGGACGGCTCCGACCCGTTCACGATCGACCACGGCGCCGTCGCGATCGCCGCGATCACGTCGTGCACGAACACGTCGAACCCGTCGGTCATGATGGCGGCGGGCATCCTCGCCCGGAACGCCGCGAACAAGGGACTGACCGCGAAGCCGTGGGTCAAGACCACCCTCGCGCCCGGTTCGAAGGTCGTCACCGACTACTACGAGAAGGCCGGTCTCACCACCTACCTCGAGCAGCTCGGCTTCTACACGGTCGGCTACGGCTGCACCACCTGCATCGGCAACTCGGGCCCGCTGCCCGAGGAGATCTCGCAGGCCGTGCAGGACAACGACCTCGCGGTGACCGCGGTGCTCTCGGGCAACCGCAACTTCGAGGGCCGGATCAACCCCGACGTCAAGATGAACTACCTGGCCTCCCCGCCGCTCGTCATCGCGTACGCCCTCGCCGGGTCGATGCACTTCGACTTCGAGAAGGACGCCCTC
Coding sequences within:
- a CDS encoding DUF3710 domain-containing protein, whose product is MRIGRRKRDEVEVAAEVAADVEVAETTPEVELADEADSGLDEVAEFAPTGKSAPDDREEAGPLDETEANPVRPYVDLGGVKILPREGLHLRLEVEEGSQRVVAVGLDYDESTLQVQPFAAPRSTGLWHEIRAQIAEQIERQGGSVTEVDGPFGPELRASVPVVVDGDGGAAGARPARFIGVDGPRWFLRGVIAGKAAEQPDDAEEIEDLFRSVVVVRGTTPMPPRDLIPLHMPKSTQSAI
- the acnA gene encoding aconitate hydratase AcnA, translated to MAAVNSFGSKDTLSVGGVDYAIHRIDSVPGHEKLPYSLKVLLENLLRTEDGKNVTADQIRSLGNWRPEADPDTEIQFSPARVVMQDFTGVPCIVDLATMREAMATIGGDPNKINPLSPAEMVIDHSVIADLFGREDALQRNTDLEYERNGERYQFLRWGQTAFEDFKVVPPGTGIVHQVNIEYLAKVTYTRDFDGETYAYPDTLVGTDSHTTMVNGLGVLGWGVGGIEAEAAMLGQPVSMLIPKVVGFKLSGEIPAGVTATDVVLTITQELRKHGVVGKFVEFYGEGVSAVPLANRATIGNMSPEFGSTAAIFPVDDVTLDYLRLTGRDEAQIALVEAYSKAQGLWHDASVEPAYSEYMELDLSTVVPSISGPKRPQDRIELSKAKDQFEVDLANYTDPAVQTDLDDAVEDTFPASDPIAAGSTSEDTTTHEHVYVSSAPSTASQPTKVAMDGSDPFTIDHGAVAIAAITSCTNTSNPSVMMAAGILARNAANKGLTAKPWVKTTLAPGSKVVTDYYEKAGLTTYLEQLGFYTVGYGCTTCIGNSGPLPEEISQAVQDNDLAVTAVLSGNRNFEGRINPDVKMNYLASPPLVIAYALAGSMHFDFEKDALGQDQDGNDVYLSDIWPDTAEVQQVIDASIDTEMFTHEYGSVFEGDDRWKNLPTPTGDTFEWDTESTYVRKPPYFEGMTMTPDAVSDISGARVLAKLGDSVTTDHISPAGSIKADSPAGKYLAEHGVDRKDFNSYGSRRGNHEVMIRGTFANIRLRNQLLDGVEGGYTRDFTTPDGEQSFIYDASQHYQEQGIPLVVFGGKEYGSGSSRDWAAKGTNLLGVKAVITESFERIHRSNLIGMGVVPLQFPVGESIESLGLDGTEVVSISGLTELNEGRTPKTVHVTATPSEHSPAGKETVEFDAVVRIDTPGEADYYRNGGILQYVLRSLV
- a CDS encoding DUF3159 domain-containing protein; translated protein: MPEQHDDRDDRFADEREQPLSLNAQLRDAVRNAGIAKVAPGEAPSGRALIGAVGGTRGLAESVLPGFAFLVVYAITKELVPSVVIPVVVGLVFVVLRLLQRQSLAMSFAGILGVAVSAGLALITGKAESNFIPGIIINLVCLLVLLVTLAIRRPLIGLIVGLLAQGEDGGPMDWRADAAKRRVLTVATWMWVGLFALRLVIEIPLYLAAQVELLAAIKLITGVPLYAALLWVTWLLVRTVFRHDRRDQHDDDAATV